In a genomic window of Bradyrhizobium ontarionense:
- a CDS encoding aspartyl/asparaginyl beta-hydroxylase domain-containing protein produces MLRQLFAPQLVALYILIGATIYVHFRGKQRLRLARQLGDHSTYLAPYNVLMYAGSAVPNMPVIPVEQFPELKTLTENWQDIREEAVRLFDEGFIRAAAANNDWGFYSFFKSGWKRFYLKWYDDFLPSARTLCPKTVELLNAIPNVHGAMFAMLPPGGKLGAHRDPFAGSLRYHLGLVTPNSDKCRIVVDGVPCVWRDGEAFMFDETFIHSAENLTEINRIILFCDVERPMKLGFIAAINRWVSHHIVKASATQNVDGEHVGVLNKVFGKLYEFHLATRKVKAWNRTVYYAAKYTLTVMIVGAIVVSAFR; encoded by the coding sequence ATGCTGAGACAGCTTTTTGCACCCCAGCTCGTTGCCCTCTACATCCTGATCGGCGCAACGATCTACGTTCACTTCCGCGGCAAGCAGCGCTTGCGCCTCGCCCGCCAGCTCGGCGACCACTCGACCTACCTCGCCCCGTACAACGTGCTGATGTATGCGGGCTCGGCGGTGCCCAACATGCCGGTGATCCCGGTCGAGCAGTTTCCGGAGCTGAAGACGCTGACGGAGAATTGGCAGGATATCCGCGAGGAGGCGGTGCGCCTGTTCGACGAGGGTTTCATTCGCGCCGCCGCGGCCAACAATGATTGGGGCTTCTACTCGTTCTTCAAGAGCGGCTGGAAGCGCTTCTATCTGAAATGGTACGACGACTTCCTGCCGTCGGCGCGCACGCTGTGCCCGAAGACGGTGGAGCTTCTGAACGCGATTCCGAACGTGCACGGCGCGATGTTCGCGATGCTGCCGCCCGGCGGCAAGCTCGGCGCCCACCGCGACCCCTTCGCCGGCTCGCTGCGCTATCATTTGGGGCTGGTCACGCCGAACTCCGACAAGTGCCGCATCGTCGTCGACGGCGTGCCTTGCGTCTGGCGCGACGGCGAAGCCTTCATGTTCGACGAGACCTTTATCCACAGCGCCGAGAACTTAACCGAAATCAACCGCATCATCCTGTTCTGCGACGTCGAGCGTCCGATGAAGCTCGGCTTCATCGCGGCGATCAACCGCTGGGTCAGCCACCACATCGTCAAGGCCTCGGCGACGCAGAACGTCGACGGCGAGCACGTGGGTGTGCTCAACAAGGTGTTCGGCAAGCTGTACGAGTTTCACCTGGCGACGCGCAAGGTGAAGGCGTGGAATCGGACGGTGTACTACGCGGCGAAGTACACGCTGACGGTGATGATCGTTGGCGCGATCGTGGTGTCGGCGTTTCGGTGA